The genomic interval TTTAAATAAACCTCTTGATGTTTTAAGCTCTGTAAAAGATGATAGAGGTAGAAAAACTGTTGTAGATTTGATAAAATGTAAGGAGAGAATATTTCCAATAGGAAGACTTGATTACAATACATCTGGACTTATGATTTTAACTAATGATGGAGAGCTATTTAATAGAATTATCCACCCAAAGGCAGAGATATACAAAGAGTATCGTGCTAAAGTTTTTGGAGAGATAAAAGATGAGTCTATCACAAAACTTAAAAATGGAGTAAAATTAGAAGATGGTATGACTCTACCTGCCTATGTTACTCTTTTAAAGAGGGAGAAAGGGAAAAGTGAACTTTTAATTTCTATAAGAGAGGGAAGAAATAGACAAGTTAGAAGAATGCTTGATGCTGTAAATCACCCTGTTATTACACTAAAAAGAGAGAAGATTGGAAAATTATCTTTAGGAAATCTTAAATTAGGAGAGTACAGGGAGCTTACAACTGAAGAAGTGAATTATTTGTATTCATTATAAATATTATTTTTAGGAGGAAAAAATGGCTTTAACAAAAGAAGAAGTTTTAAATGTTGCCAAATTGGCTAGATTAAAATTTTCTGCTGAAGAAATTGAAAAATTTCAAGTAGAATTAAATGATATACTTGGATATATTGATATGTTAAATGAAGTAGATACAGCAGAAACAAAAGCTTTAGTACAAGTAAATGATGAAGTAAACAATTTAAGAGATGATGAGGTTAGAGAATCTCTATCAACTGAAAAAGCTCTTTCTAATGCACCTGATTCTGGAGATGGAGCAATAATCGTACCTAAAGTTGTTGGGTAATATTAAATTATATAAGTAAAAATCAAGGAGGATTTTTTCAATGGAAAATTTTTATAAATTATCTGCCTTTGAAATTAAAGAAAAGATTTTAAAAGGGGAAATCAAATCAGAAGATGTAGTTAAAGATATATTTGAAAGAATTGAAAAAATAGATAATAAAATAGGAAGTTTTGTTAATCTAAGAAAAGAGAAAGCTTTAGCTGAAGCTAAAATAATAGATGAAAAAATTAAAAATGGAGAGAAAGTAGGAGCTCTAGCTGGTATACCTGTGGCAATAAAAGATAATATGGTATCTGAAGGAGATATAACTACTGCTTGTTCAAAAATACTTTCAAACTATACAGGAGTATATGATGCTACTGCTGTTAAAAAATTAAAAGAAGCTGATGCTATTATCATCGGTATCACTAATATGGACGAATTTGCAATGGGAAGTACTACAAAAACTTCTTATCATAAGGAAACTAAAAACCCTTGGGATCTAGAAAAAGTTCCTGGAGGAAGTAGTGGAGGAGCAGCAGCTTCTATTGCAGCTCAAGAAGCTTTCCTATCTCTAGGATCAGATACTGGAGGAAGTATTAGACAACCAGCTTCTTTCTGTGGAGTTGTAGGGTTAAAACCAACTTATGGAAGAGTTTCAAGATATGGACTTATGGCATTTGCTTCATCTCTTGATCAAATTGGAACTATTGCTAAAAATGTAAGAGATATAGCTCTTTGCTTAAATGTAATCTCTGGTTCAGATGATTATGATGCTACTGTTTCAAGTAGAGAAGTACCTGATTATACAGAGTTTTTAGGAAAAGATATTAAGGGAATGAAAATTGGAGTTCCTAAAGAATACTTTATTGATGGAATAAATGAAAATGTAAGAA from Fusobacterium varium carries:
- a CDS encoding rRNA pseudouridine synthase, whose product is MEEMRINKYLASIGIASRREIDRLIDEGAIKVNGEKATAGIKVSDKDEIYIKGKKVNKSVERKVYYLLNKPLDVLSSVKDDRGRKTVVDLIKCKERIFPIGRLDYNTSGLMILTNDGELFNRIIHPKAEIYKEYRAKVFGEIKDESITKLKNGVKLEDGMTLPAYVTLLKREKGKSELLISIREGRNRQVRRMLDAVNHPVITLKREKIGKLSLGNLKLGEYRELTTEEVNYLYSL
- the gatC gene encoding Asp-tRNA(Asn)/Glu-tRNA(Gln) amidotransferase subunit GatC → MALTKEEVLNVAKLARLKFSAEEIEKFQVELNDILGYIDMLNEVDTAETKALVQVNDEVNNLRDDEVRESLSTEKALSNAPDSGDGAIIVPKVVG
- the gatA gene encoding Asp-tRNA(Asn)/Glu-tRNA(Gln) amidotransferase subunit GatA → MENFYKLSAFEIKEKILKGEIKSEDVVKDIFERIEKIDNKIGSFVNLRKEKALAEAKIIDEKIKNGEKVGALAGIPVAIKDNMVSEGDITTACSKILSNYTGVYDATAVKKLKEADAIIIGITNMDEFAMGSTTKTSYHKETKNPWDLEKVPGGSSGGAAASIAAQEAFLSLGSDTGGSIRQPASFCGVVGLKPTYGRVSRYGLMAFASSLDQIGTIAKNVRDIALCLNVISGSDDYDATVSSREVPDYTEFLGKDIKGMKIGVPKEYFIDGINENVRKVIDEALEKFRELGAEIVEISLPHTKYAVPTYYVIAPAEASSNLARFDGVRYGYRSENIKDVNDLYVNSRSEGFGDEVKRRIMIGTYVLSAGFYDAYFKKAQKVRELIKEDFDRAFEQVDMIFTPVSPNTAFKLDDKKSPIELYLEDIFTISANLAGIPGISIPAGLADNMPVGIQLLGKPFGEGELIQAGDAFEKIRGEWKLPNLD